One genomic window of Azospirillum sp. TSH100 includes the following:
- the rpsM gene encoding 30S ribosomal protein S13, whose product MARIAGVNIPAQKRVEIGLTYIHGIGPFKAKEICAKLEIPAERRVNELTDDEVLKIRETIDADYRVEGDLRREVAMNIKRLMDLGCYRGLRHRKGLPVRGQRTHTNARTRKGPAKPIAGKKK is encoded by the coding sequence GTGGCGCGTATCGCTGGCGTCAACATCCCCGCGCAGAAGCGCGTGGAGATCGGGTTGACCTACATCCATGGCATCGGCCCCTTTAAGGCCAAGGAAATCTGCGCGAAGCTGGAGATCCCGGCCGAGCGTCGCGTGAACGAGCTGACGGACGACGAAGTCCTGAAGATCCGCGAGACCATCGACGCCGATTACCGCGTCGAGGGCGATCTTCGTCGTGAAGTCGCCATGAACATCAAGCGTCTGATGGACCTGGGCTGCTACCGTGGCCTGCGTCACCGCAAGGGCCTGCCGGTCCGCGGCCAGCGCACCCACACGAACGCCCGCACCCGCAAGGGTCCGGCCAAGCCGATCGCCGGCAAGAAGAAGTAA
- a CDS encoding tetratricopeptide repeat protein → MRLDSLFQALHTATDAAYAESVEEHIWDFWLDHPDPAMVRDMRAGVFSLNGDDYEAALHAFDAVVARDPSYAEGWNKRAAAHYMLGDYRGAMLDLHRALSLEPRHFGALVELGLVYLALGDEKPALRAFDAALKINPHLTRVRAQADALRRRPAGRDL, encoded by the coding sequence ATGCGTCTCGACAGTCTTTTCCAGGCTTTGCACACCGCCACCGACGCGGCCTATGCCGAATCGGTGGAGGAGCATATCTGGGACTTCTGGCTGGACCATCCCGATCCGGCGATGGTGCGCGATATGCGTGCCGGGGTGTTCAGCCTGAACGGCGATGATTACGAGGCGGCCCTGCATGCCTTCGACGCCGTGGTCGCCCGCGATCCATCCTATGCGGAGGGGTGGAACAAGCGCGCCGCCGCCCATTACATGCTGGGCGATTATCGCGGTGCCATGCTGGATCTGCACCGGGCGCTGTCGCTGGAACCCCGCCATTTCGGGGCGCTGGTGGAATTGGGGCTGGTCTATCTGGCGCTCGGCGACGAGAAGCCGGCGCTCCGCGCCTTCGACGCGGCACTAAAGATCAACCCGCACCTCACCCGCGTTCGCGCGCAGGCCGATGCGCTTCGCCGTCGACCGGCGGGACGGGACCTCTGA
- the fusA gene encoding elongation factor G translates to MPRQTPLSDIRNIGIIAHVDAGKTTTTERILYYTGRKHTIIDVHETKDLKTSTTTDYMEQEQKRGITIQSAAVSAFWRDKKINVIDTPGHVDFTIEVNRSLRVLDGAVVVFDGVAGVEPQSETNWRLADNYNVPRICYVNKMDRSGANFQRCVGMIRQRLNARPVCIQVPLGSEDNFRGMVDLVEMKAYVWFSDDKDAKWEIWEITDDLAEKLNLTVKEDLDNIALIPQLRSELVDTALEQDDAAMEAYLESGEEPSADVLRACLRKGTITSAFTPVLCGSSYKNKGVQQVLDAVVDLLPAPTDVEAIKTVDEDGNPNGERLSSDDAPFSALAFKVLNDTYGSMTFIRVYSGVLTKGMSILNSTRGKREKIGRMVEMFAKEANPIEEARAGDIIALVSLQETETGDTLCDAAHPVILERMRFPDPVISVSVEPKTKGEQEKFSIALGKMVRADPSLRLETDRETGQTILRGMGELHLEVTLDRMRTEFGVEGNMGKPQVAYRETITKPVEYTYTHKKQTGGSGQFAEVKIIFEPLERGAGFTFKDETVGGSVPREYVPSVGKGLEMQKEDGVLAGYPTVDFSARLVDGKYHDVDSNALTFEIAAKACFREALPKAGPILLEPVMKVEIVTPEDYLGDVIGDVNRRRGTVLGQLERGSNIAVEANVPLNEMFGYIGQLRGMTSGRASYSMEFSHYEPVPRNVTDEIVAGRNKAA, encoded by the coding sequence ATGCCGCGCCAAACGCCACTGTCTGACATTCGGAACATCGGCATCATCGCCCACGTCGACGCGGGCAAGACGACGACTACCGAACGCATTCTGTACTACACCGGTCGCAAGCACACGATCATCGACGTCCACGAGACGAAGGATCTGAAGACGTCGACCACGACCGACTACATGGAGCAGGAGCAGAAGCGCGGCATCACCATTCAGTCCGCCGCGGTTTCGGCCTTCTGGCGCGACAAGAAGATCAACGTCATCGACACCCCGGGCCACGTCGACTTCACCATCGAGGTGAACCGTTCGCTGCGTGTCCTCGACGGTGCGGTGGTGGTGTTCGACGGCGTCGCCGGCGTGGAGCCGCAGTCGGAGACCAACTGGCGTCTGGCGGACAACTACAACGTTCCGCGCATCTGCTACGTCAACAAGATGGACCGCTCGGGCGCCAACTTCCAGCGTTGCGTCGGCATGATCCGTCAGCGCCTGAACGCCCGTCCGGTCTGCATCCAGGTTCCGCTCGGCTCGGAAGACAACTTCCGCGGCATGGTCGACCTCGTCGAGATGAAGGCCTATGTCTGGTTCTCGGACGACAAGGACGCCAAGTGGGAGATCTGGGAGATCACCGACGATCTCGCCGAGAAGCTCAACCTGACGGTCAAGGAAGACCTCGACAACATCGCGCTGATACCGCAGCTGCGTTCTGAGCTGGTCGACACCGCCCTGGAGCAGGACGACGCGGCGATGGAAGCCTATCTGGAGTCGGGTGAGGAGCCGTCGGCCGACGTGCTGCGCGCCTGCCTGCGCAAGGGCACCATCACCAGCGCCTTCACCCCGGTCCTCTGCGGCTCGTCCTACAAGAACAAGGGCGTCCAGCAGGTTCTGGATGCGGTCGTCGATCTGCTGCCGGCCCCGACCGACGTCGAGGCCATCAAGACGGTGGACGAGGACGGCAACCCGAACGGCGAGCGTCTCAGCTCCGACGACGCGCCCTTCTCGGCTCTGGCCTTCAAGGTGCTGAACGACACCTACGGCTCGATGACCTTCATCCGCGTCTATTCGGGCGTGCTGACCAAGGGCATGTCGATCCTGAACTCGACCCGCGGCAAGCGCGAGAAGATCGGCCGCATGGTCGAGATGTTCGCGAAGGAAGCCAACCCGATCGAGGAAGCCCGCGCCGGCGACATCATCGCGCTCGTCTCCCTGCAGGAGACCGAGACCGGTGACACGCTCTGCGACGCCGCCCACCCGGTCATCCTGGAGCGCATGCGCTTCCCCGACCCCGTCATCAGCGTCTCGGTCGAGCCGAAGACCAAGGGCGAGCAGGAGAAGTTCTCGATCGCGCTCGGCAAGATGGTCCGCGCCGATCCGTCGCTCCGCCTGGAGACCGACCGTGAAACCGGCCAGACCATCCTGCGCGGCATGGGCGAGCTGCATCTGGAAGTGACGCTGGACCGCATGCGCACGGAGTTCGGCGTGGAAGGCAACATGGGCAAGCCCCAGGTCGCCTACCGCGAGACGATCACCAAGCCGGTCGAATACACCTACACCCACAAGAAGCAGACCGGTGGTTCGGGCCAGTTCGCCGAAGTGAAGATCATCTTCGAGCCGCTGGAGCGTGGTGCCGGCTTCACCTTCAAGGACGAGACGGTCGGCGGCTCGGTTCCGCGCGAATATGTCCCGTCGGTCGGCAAGGGCCTGGAAATGCAGAAGGAAGACGGCGTCCTCGCCGGCTATCCGACTGTGGACTTCAGCGCCCGCCTGGTGGACGGCAAGTACCACGACGTCGACTCGAACGCCCTGACGTTCGAAATCGCCGCCAAGGCCTGCTTCCGTGAGGCTCTGCCGAAGGCCGGCCCGATCCTGCTCGAGCCGGTGATGAAGGTCGAGATCGTCACGCCGGAGGATTACCTGGGCGACGTCATCGGCGACGTGAACCGTCGTCGCGGCACCGTCCTGGGCCAGCTGGAGCGTGGTTCGAACATCGCCGTCGAGGCCAATGTCCCGCTGAACGAAATGTTCGGCTACATCGGCCAGCTGCGCGGCATGACCTCGGGCCGTGCGTCCTACTCGATGGAGTTTAGCCACTACGAGCCGGTGCCGCGCAACGTCACCGACGAAATCGTGGCCGGCCGCAACAAGGCCGCCTGA
- a CDS encoding RidA family protein, producing MSIQRFHTGPRMSQMVVHKDTVYLAGQVADEPTPDVERQTAQILAQIDALLAEAGSDKSKLLSATIYLVDIASFGAMNKAWEAWVDPANPPARATVEAKLAAPEYLVEIQVTAAK from the coding sequence ATGTCGATCCAGCGCTTCCACACCGGACCGCGCATGAGCCAGATGGTTGTCCACAAGGACACGGTCTATCTCGCCGGTCAGGTCGCCGACGAGCCGACGCCCGACGTCGAACGTCAGACCGCCCAGATCCTGGCCCAGATCGACGCCCTGCTGGCGGAAGCGGGCAGCGACAAGAGCAAGCTGCTGTCGGCCACCATCTATCTGGTGGACATCGCCAGCTTCGGTGCGATGAACAAGGCGTGGGAAGCCTGGGTCGACCCGGCCAATCCGCCCGCCCGCGCCACGGTGGAAGCCAAGCTGGCCGCGCCGGAGTATCTCGTTGAAATTCAGGTCACCGCTGCTAAATAA
- a CDS encoding serine protease, with amino-acid sequence MRETEQEHARGRRQAGPGRLAVTALALTLLAGAATAHAERPLLPGVGMDDRRAPVDAAADPWRSVVRVQTNLAGRCTGALVGRSTVVTAGHCLFNPRTRRFLQASSLHVLFGYDRGAYTRHVRVAQVATDPAYDPAAAAPMAAADWAVLTLADPAPDSVPPLPVSAEPLRSGAPLMLGGYSQDRAQILMADRDCHLLGESGGLLVHDCDATRGTSGGPLLARTAQGGGWAVAGVGVAAGNAPAVRNFAVPSARFAPLLAKESAAGQP; translated from the coding sequence TTGAGGGAAACGGAGCAAGAACATGCGCGCGGCCGACGGCAGGCCGGTCCCGGCCGTCTGGCCGTAACCGCTCTCGCCCTCACGCTCCTGGCCGGCGCGGCCACCGCCCATGCGGAACGGCCGCTTCTGCCCGGCGTCGGGATGGACGACCGGCGGGCGCCGGTGGATGCGGCCGCGGATCCCTGGCGCAGCGTGGTGCGGGTGCAGACGAATCTGGCCGGGCGTTGCACCGGGGCGCTGGTCGGCCGGAGCACGGTGGTGACCGCCGGCCATTGCCTGTTCAATCCGCGCACCCGCCGCTTCCTCCAGGCGTCCTCCCTGCATGTGCTGTTCGGTTACGACCGGGGTGCGTACACCCGCCATGTCAGGGTGGCGCAGGTGGCGACCGATCCGGCCTATGACCCGGCCGCCGCGGCGCCGATGGCCGCCGCCGATTGGGCGGTGCTGACCCTGGCCGATCCGGCGCCGGACTCGGTGCCGCCGCTCCCCGTCAGCGCCGAGCCGCTGCGGTCCGGCGCGCCGCTGATGCTCGGCGGCTACAGCCAGGACCGGGCGCAGATCCTGATGGCCGACCGCGACTGCCATCTGCTGGGGGAGAGCGGCGGGCTGCTGGTGCATGACTGTGACGCCACGCGCGGGACCAGCGGCGGGCCGCTGCTGGCGAGGACGGCGCAGGGCGGGGGATGGGCGGTTGCCGGAGTCGGCGTCGCTGCCGGGAACGCGCCTGCCGTGCGCAATTTTGCAGTCCCCTCCGCGCGTTTCGCCCCACTTTTGGCGAAGGAAAGCGCTGCGGGGCAGCCCTGA
- a CDS encoding type IA DNA topoisomerase, translating to MATLIITEKSSQAKDLRAALGDRYGRILPAEGHLLRLAEPDEVDPAWKRWSPTLLKPDGLYPTRPDQGGNKAAKLQAITAALRACDEVILATDCDREGQLIGQEILEHVGYRGKVRRALFTAQDPKTLRDAFAALKPNDSMRPLYEAAVARQQADQIFNLSLTRTATKTLLAPGTRGVIGIGRVKTPTLAIVCLRELEIRNFKPEDYFEVVATASVAEGSFQMRHAPAPKDRIKDRAAAEAIARAADNHRGPLTVTVEEKRQAPPKLYDLPSLQKTCGQRWGWTADRTLAVAQELYDGDGKKLITYPRAEARYLSENQIADAPAIVGALTRLRGFAHLDIARPVIRKGKSGHFCDKALEGVSHHAVIPNVNVLDDLESRLVRLSDDEKRLFALICRSYLAAVMPDYEYRQTSVTMPVPVPSPEGIKPVAFRAVGRIPLKLGWKAAFGSAESDDRSGGKPEEEAEQTLPPLTDGELTTLSDPKVEAKRTQAPPRYNEGTLVDAMQNAWRFVEDPALRDRLKEAKGIGTPATRAEVIKGLRKQNMLGADGKWLVPTPAGLHLFETLRAAAPTLVDPGTTALWEMKLDEVVTGRADFRRVIDAIASEADRLIGTLVGQRGVALDLGQPAAKARFTRRGTTGRGTAGYGTAARSAAAARGDTTKPVRRRTRKAAAPTDGEPTAPKPRRPRKTKASPLPVDVVAEGASGADMPPPEAWRRREPTERMVAFARSLAERKGIALPDSCLRDFDQCRSFLDQHAR from the coding sequence ATGGCGACGCTGATCATCACCGAGAAATCCAGCCAGGCGAAGGACCTGCGCGCGGCCCTGGGCGACCGCTACGGCCGCATCCTGCCGGCCGAGGGCCACCTGTTGCGGCTTGCCGAGCCGGATGAGGTCGATCCCGCCTGGAAACGCTGGTCGCCGACCCTGCTGAAGCCGGACGGGCTCTATCCCACCCGCCCCGACCAGGGTGGCAACAAGGCGGCGAAGCTGCAGGCGATCACCGCGGCGCTGCGCGCCTGCGACGAGGTGATCCTCGCCACCGACTGCGACCGCGAAGGCCAGCTGATCGGCCAGGAAATCCTGGAGCATGTCGGCTATCGCGGCAAGGTGCGGCGCGCGCTTTTCACAGCCCAGGATCCAAAGACCCTGCGCGACGCCTTCGCGGCGCTGAAGCCGAACGACTCCATGCGGCCGCTCTACGAGGCGGCCGTGGCGCGCCAGCAGGCCGACCAGATCTTCAACCTCTCGCTGACCCGGACGGCGACCAAGACCCTGCTCGCCCCCGGCACCCGCGGCGTCATCGGCATCGGCCGGGTGAAGACCCCGACTCTGGCCATCGTCTGCCTGCGCGAGCTGGAGATCCGCAACTTCAAGCCCGAGGATTATTTCGAGGTGGTGGCGACCGCCAGCGTGGCGGAGGGCAGCTTCCAGATGCGCCACGCCCCGGCGCCGAAGGACCGCATCAAGGACCGCGCCGCCGCCGAGGCCATCGCTCGCGCTGCCGACAACCACCGCGGCCCGCTGACCGTGACGGTGGAGGAGAAACGGCAGGCGCCACCCAAGCTGTACGACCTGCCGTCGTTGCAGAAGACCTGCGGCCAGCGCTGGGGCTGGACCGCCGACCGCACGCTGGCGGTGGCGCAGGAGCTGTATGACGGCGATGGCAAGAAGCTCATCACCTACCCACGTGCCGAGGCGCGCTACCTTTCGGAGAACCAGATTGCCGACGCGCCGGCCATCGTCGGGGCGCTGACCCGGCTGCGCGGCTTCGCCCATCTCGACATTGCCCGCCCGGTGATTCGCAAGGGCAAGTCCGGCCATTTCTGCGACAAGGCGCTGGAAGGCGTGTCGCACCATGCGGTGATTCCCAACGTCAATGTGCTGGACGATCTGGAGTCGCGGCTGGTACGGCTGAGCGACGACGAAAAGCGGCTGTTCGCGCTGATCTGCCGGTCCTACCTCGCCGCGGTGATGCCGGATTACGAGTATCGCCAGACCAGCGTCACCATGCCGGTTCCTGTGCCATCGCCAGAAGGGATCAAGCCGGTCGCCTTCCGGGCGGTCGGGCGCATTCCATTGAAGCTGGGCTGGAAGGCCGCCTTCGGCTCCGCGGAGAGCGATGACCGGTCCGGCGGCAAGCCGGAGGAGGAAGCCGAACAGACCCTGCCACCGCTGACCGACGGCGAATTGACGACTCTGAGCGATCCGAAGGTAGAGGCGAAGCGCACCCAGGCGCCGCCGCGCTACAACGAGGGCACGCTGGTAGACGCCATGCAGAACGCCTGGCGGTTCGTCGAGGATCCGGCTCTGCGTGACCGGCTGAAGGAGGCCAAGGGCATTGGCACCCCGGCCACCCGCGCCGAGGTGATCAAGGGGCTGCGCAAACAGAACATGCTAGGAGCCGACGGCAAATGGCTGGTGCCAACCCCGGCCGGCCTGCACCTGTTCGAGACCCTGCGCGCCGCCGCCCCGACGCTGGTCGATCCCGGCACCACCGCGCTGTGGGAGATGAAGCTGGACGAGGTGGTGACCGGCCGCGCCGATTTCCGGCGGGTGATCGACGCCATCGCCAGCGAAGCCGACCGGTTGATCGGGACGCTGGTCGGACAGCGCGGCGTCGCGCTCGATCTCGGTCAACCCGCCGCCAAGGCGCGATTCACCCGACGGGGCACGACGGGACGCGGCACTGCAGGGTACGGCACAGCAGCACGCAGCGCCGCGGCGGCGCGTGGTGACACCACAAAGCCGGTGCGCCGGCGGACGCGCAAGGCCGCCGCACCCACCGATGGTGAGCCGACGGCACCGAAGCCGCGGCGTCCCCGCAAGACCAAGGCCAGCCCTCTTCCGGTGGATGTGGTTGCGGAGGGCGCGTCAGGCGCCGACATGCCCCCGCCGGAAGCGTGGCGCCGCCGCGAACCAACCGAGCGGATGGTTGCCTTCGCCCGCAGTCTTGCGGAGCGCAAAGGCATCGCCCTGCCCGATTCCTGCCTGCGTGATTTCGACCAATGCCGGAGCTTTCTGGACCAGCACGCCCGGTAA
- a CDS encoding HU family DNA-binding protein: MNKNDLVAHVAEASGLSKTDATKAVDAVFDSIAESLKNGDEVRLVGFGTFAVAERPATEGRNPRTGEKIDIPASKQPKFKAGKTLKDALN, from the coding sequence GTGAACAAGAACGATCTCGTGGCGCATGTTGCCGAAGCGTCCGGTTTGTCCAAGACCGACGCCACGAAGGCCGTCGACGCCGTGTTCGACAGCATCGCCGAGTCCTTGAAGAACGGTGATGAGGTCCGTCTGGTCGGCTTCGGCACCTTTGCGGTGGCTGAGCGTCCCGCGACCGAGGGCCGCAACCCGCGTACCGGCGAGAAGATCGACATCCCGGCGTCCAAGCAGCCGAAGTTCAAGGCTGGCAAGACCCTGAAGGACGCCCTGAACTAA
- the lon gene encoding endopeptidase La, with the protein MIELSRGALYPVLPLRDIVVFPHMIVPLFVGREKSVRALEDVMKDDKQILLVTQKNAAQDDPTPADIYSVGTVGTVLQLLKLPDGTVKVLVEGGQRAAITKFADNEEFFQAQAELVEEKTGENQELEALSRAVVSQFEQYIKLNKKIPPEVLVSINQIEEAGKLADTVASHLALKIPEKQQLLECATVSERLERVYAFMEGEIGVLQVEKRIRNRVKRQMEKTQREYYLNEQLKAIQKELGETEDGRDESAELEEKINKTRFSKEAREKALAELKKLRSMSPMSAEATVVRNYLDWMLSIPWKKRTKVKRDLKLAQKVLDADHYGLEKVKERILEYLAVQNRMNKVKGPILCLVGPPGVGKTSLGKSIAKSTGRNFVRMSLGGVRDEAEVRGHRRTYIGSMPGKVIQGMKKAKSSNPLFLLDEIDKLGADWRGDPSSALLEVLDPEQNGTFNDHYLEVDYDLSDVMFVCTANTMRMPQPLLDRMEIIRVAGYTEDEKVEISKRHLIEKQIEANGLKKGEFTISDDALRDLVRYYTREAGVRSLEREIANLCRKAVKEILLKSGGNAKVAVTRRNLDKYAGVRRFHYGEAELEDLVGVTTGLAWTEVGGELLSIEAVGLPGKGRVTTTGKLGDVMKESVQAAESYVKSRAIAFGIKPTLFEKKDIHVHVPEGATPKDGPSAGVAMATSIVSVLTGIPVRKDVAMTGEITLRGRVLPIGGLKEKLLAALRGGIKHVLIPKDNEKDLADIPDNVKRGLEIMPVGTVDEVLRNALVRPLEPIEWTEPEVDPAAAKAQEKGADGEALRH; encoded by the coding sequence TCGGCACCGTCGGCACCGTGTTGCAGCTGCTCAAGCTGCCGGACGGGACCGTCAAGGTGCTGGTGGAAGGCGGCCAGCGCGCCGCCATCACCAAGTTCGCCGACAATGAGGAGTTCTTCCAGGCCCAGGCCGAACTGGTCGAGGAGAAGACCGGCGAGAACCAGGAGCTCGAAGCCCTGAGCCGCGCCGTCGTCTCCCAGTTCGAGCAGTACATCAAGCTGAACAAGAAGATCCCGCCGGAGGTGCTGGTCTCGATCAACCAGATCGAGGAAGCCGGCAAGCTGGCCGACACCGTCGCCTCGCATCTGGCGCTGAAGATTCCGGAAAAGCAGCAGCTGCTGGAATGCGCCACCGTGTCGGAGCGTCTGGAGCGGGTCTATGCCTTCATGGAAGGCGAGATCGGCGTTCTTCAGGTGGAAAAGCGCATCCGCAACCGCGTCAAGCGGCAGATGGAGAAGACCCAGCGCGAGTACTATCTGAACGAGCAGCTGAAGGCGATCCAGAAGGAACTCGGCGAGACCGAGGACGGCCGCGACGAGTCGGCCGAGTTGGAAGAGAAGATCAACAAGACCCGCTTCTCCAAGGAGGCCCGCGAAAAGGCTCTCGCCGAGCTGAAGAAGCTGCGGTCGATGAGCCCGATGTCGGCGGAAGCCACCGTGGTCCGCAACTACCTGGACTGGATGCTGTCCATTCCGTGGAAGAAGCGCACCAAGGTGAAGCGGGACCTGAAGCTGGCCCAGAAGGTGCTGGACGCCGACCATTACGGTCTGGAGAAGGTCAAGGAGCGTATCCTTGAGTATCTCGCCGTGCAGAACCGGATGAACAAGGTCAAGGGGCCGATCCTCTGCCTCGTCGGTCCGCCCGGCGTCGGCAAGACCTCGCTCGGCAAGTCCATCGCCAAGTCGACCGGCCGCAACTTCGTCCGCATGTCGCTGGGCGGCGTCCGTGACGAGGCCGAGGTGCGCGGTCACCGCCGCACCTACATCGGCTCGATGCCCGGCAAGGTCATCCAGGGCATGAAGAAGGCGAAGTCTTCCAACCCGCTCTTCCTGCTGGACGAAATCGACAAGCTCGGCGCCGACTGGCGCGGCGACCCGTCGTCGGCCCTGCTGGAGGTTCTGGATCCGGAGCAGAACGGCACCTTCAACGACCATTACCTGGAGGTCGATTACGACCTGTCCGACGTGATGTTCGTCTGCACCGCCAACACCATGCGCATGCCGCAGCCGCTGCTGGACCGCATGGAGATCATCCGCGTCGCCGGTTACACCGAGGACGAGAAGGTCGAGATCTCCAAGCGCCACCTGATCGAGAAGCAGATCGAGGCGAACGGCCTGAAGAAGGGCGAGTTCACCATCTCCGACGACGCGCTGCGCGATCTGGTCCGCTACTACACGCGGGAGGCCGGCGTCCGCTCGCTGGAACGCGAGATCGCCAACCTCTGCCGCAAGGCGGTCAAGGAGATCCTGCTGAAGTCGGGGGGCAATGCCAAGGTCGCGGTCACCCGCCGCAATCTGGACAAGTATGCCGGCGTCCGCCGCTTCCATTATGGCGAGGCGGAACTGGAGGATCTGGTGGGCGTCACCACCGGTCTGGCCTGGACCGAGGTCGGTGGCGAGCTGCTGTCGATCGAGGCCGTCGGCCTGCCGGGCAAGGGCCGCGTCACCACCACCGGCAAGCTGGGCGACGTGATGAAGGAATCGGTCCAGGCGGCCGAGAGCTACGTCAAGTCGCGCGCCATCGCCTTCGGCATCAAGCCGACGCTGTTCGAGAAGAAGGACATCCACGTCCATGTTCCCGAAGGCGCCACGCCGAAGGACGGCCCGTCGGCCGGTGTCGCCATGGCCACCTCCATCGTCTCGGTGCTGACCGGCATTCCGGTGCGCAAGGACGTGGCTATGACCGGCGAGATCACCTTGCGCGGCCGGGTGCTGCCGATCGGCGGCCTGAAGGAGAAGCTGCTGGCCGCGCTGCGCGGTGGCATCAAGCATGTGCTGATCCCGAAGGACAACGAGAAGGATCTGGCCGACATCCCGGACAACGTGAAGCGCGGGCTGGAGATCATGCCCGTCGGCACGGTGGACGAGGTTCTGCGCAATGCGCTGGTCCGTCCGCTGGAGCCGATCGAATGGACCGAGCCGGAGGTCGATCCGGCCGCGGCGAAGGCCCAGGAGAAGGGTGCCGACGGCGAGGCCCTGCGTCACTGA